In the Ostrinia nubilalis chromosome 15, ilOstNubi1.1, whole genome shotgun sequence genome, one interval contains:
- the LOC135078585 gene encoding uncharacterized protein LOC135078585, with protein sequence MLPVSKFKTKEGKNSRFDFRKLGLKYCDLPTMIENVAIFLRVLTLNIDNRHKERIPLWSYLVTISTASAYFFVFVVSAIWFVKERCVAEHDLLKGIIMFSLCVSSEIGNAKDIIRKIVDESLEFDAKIVPGSRFSNKVLKSMRKAKLRAMVYWFIIMGNGMAYVGKPLFTPGRHFMDNVFTLYGLEPMEKSPNFEFGYALVAASVWFLCYVPANVTSVLIVFAGYIEAQMLALTQELLHIWADAEQHYANINLSTLKRGTFLDAKFKKRVINEFIAMRLHDIIRKHATNVRILHLLEEVFKGAIAFEFLFLIMGLIAELLGGLQNTILEMPYAFVQVAMDCWTGQRVMDASAQFAAAVYACNWEMFDVPNMKIVLLMLASAQKTMKLSAGGVTMLSFECLMSVVKNIYSAYTTLRSAFTINLHAH encoded by the exons ATGTTGCCGGTATCAAAATTTAAAACTAAGGAGGGCAAGAACTCTAGATTTGATTTTCGCAAACTCGGCCTCAAGTACTGTGATCTACCAACTATGATAGAAAACGTAGCCATATTCCTCAGGGTGTTGACCCTTAATATTGATAATAGGCACAAGGAAC GAATACCTCTCTGGTCCTATCTCGTCACCATCAGCACAGCTTCAGCGTACTTCTTCGTGTTCGTAGTCTCAGCTATTTGGTTCGTAAAGGAGCGGTGCGTGGCCGAACACGACCTCTTGAAAGGCATCATTATGTTCTCGCTGTGCGTCTCGAGTGAGATCGGCAACGCTAA GGATATTATCAGAAAAATTGTAGATGAGAGTTTAGAGTTTGATGCAAAAATTGTTCCCGGGAGTCGGTTTTCTAATAAAGTTTTGAAATCTATGAGGAAGGCCAAGTTACGGGCCATGGTTTACTGGTTCATCATCATGGGGAATGGCATGGCGTATGTTGGCAAGCCCCTCTTCACTCCCGGCAGACATTTTATGGATAATGTGTTCACTCTTTATG GTCTAGAACCGATGGAGAAGTCTCCCAACTTCGAATTCGGTTACGCCCTAGTCGCCGCCAGCGTCTGGTTCCTTTGCTATGTCCCAGCCAACGTCACCTCCGTGCTCATAGTCTTCGCGGGCTACATCGAAGCACAAATGCTGGCCCTCACTCAAGAACTGCTCCACATCTGGGCCGACGCCGAACAACACTACGCCAATATCAACCTTAGCACGTTAAAAAGAGGGACGTTTCTCGACGCCAAATTCAAGAAAAGAGTCATCAACGAGTTTATAGCTATGCGACTCCATGATATAATAAGGAAGCATGCGACGAATGTGCGCATTCTACATTTGCTGGAAGAAGTATTTAAAGGGGCGATAGCTTTCGAATTCCTGTTCCTAATAATGGGTTTGATAGCTGAGCTGCTGGGTGGTCTGCAGAACACGATTTTAGAGATGCCGTATGCATTTGTGCAGGTAGCTATGGACTGTTGGACTGGCCAGCGAGTAATGGACGCCAGTGCACAATTCGCAGCAGCTGTGTACGCTTGCAACTGGGAGATGTTTGACGTCCCGAATATGAAGATTGTACTGCTGATGCTGGCTAGTGCACAGAAGACGATGAAACTCTCTGCTGGGGGCGTGACGATGCTGAGTTTCGAATGCCTCATGAGTGTTGTTAAGAATATTTATTCCGCCTACACGACACTGCGATCTGCTTTTACTATTAATTTGCATGCACATTAG
- the LOC135078414 gene encoding uncharacterized protein LOC135078414, which yields MWDKLRKFGLQYCDLPTMLWNVCFMLRALTVSVDSRNPARIPIIFYIFTTVISTCYFYVYLVSMVWFVFWKCRETGDVIAAMIVFSLGISSEIGPCKLFYMFMYEKVIKNIVDGYLACDAQTLKSDRFCQNLLKGLRVVKKRGLIFWMVIIGNGTIYIMKPIVTPGRHIMEDLFIIYGLEPMFESPNYEIGFLLTAGGVICTCYLPANITALLTVLIGYTEATMLALSEELVHLWSDAQEHYNKYLLETEADNAGALVTSTNDIKNQIINKYIKQKLQQIVKIHTTNINLIQQIEHVFRGAIAVEFLLLITGLISELLGGLENTYIEMPFALMQVAMDCLTGQRMMDACDKFENSVYDCKWENFNVANMRTVLLMLQNAQKTMVLSAGGMTQLSFTCLMTVIRSIYSAYTTLRSMMA from the exons atgtgGGATAAACTTCGTAAATTCGGCCTGCAGTACTGCGATCTACCCACTATGCTGTGGAACGTCTGTTTCATGCTCAGAGCTCTTACCGTCAGTGTGGATAGCAGGAACCCGGCTA GGATACCCATAATCTTCTACATATTCACCACGGTCATATCCACCTGCTACTTCTACGTGTACCTCGTATCAATGGTGTGGTTCGTGTTCTGGAAGTGCCGCGAGACCGGTGACGTCATCGCCGCCATGATCGTCTTCTCGCTCGGCATCAGCAGCGAAATCGGCCCTTGCAAGTTGTTCTATATGTTTATGTACGA GAAAGTAATCAAAAACATCGTCGATGGATACTTGGCTTGCGATGCTCAGACTCTGAAAAGCGACCGATTCTGCCAGAATTTGCTAAAAGGCCTAAGAGTCGTAAAGAAACGTGGCCTAATCTTCTGGATGGTCATCATTGGGAATGGCACTATCTACATCATGAAGCCCATTGTCACACCTGGAAGGCACATTATGGAAGATTTGTTTATCATCTATG GACTCGAACCGATGTTTGAATCACCCAACTACGAGATAGGCTTCCTCCTCACCGCTGGAGGCGTAATTTGCACATGCTACCTCCCTGCCAACATCACAGCCTTACTCACGGTGCTCATCGGCTACACCGAAGCCACCATGCTGGCCCTTAGCGAGGAGCTCGTCCACCTTTGGAGCGACGCCCAGGAGCACTACAATAAATACCTGTTAGAAACCGAAGCTGACAACGCTGGTGCATTGGTCACCTCAACCAATGATATCAAAAACCAAATCATCAACAAATACATCAAACAAAAATTACAACAAATAGTAAAAATCCACACCACCAACATCAATCTCATCCAGCAAATCGAGCACGTATTCCGAGGGGCCATAGCTGTGGAGTTTCTTCTACTCATAACTGGTCTCATATCGGAACTGCTCGGGGGTCTCGAGAACACCTACATCGAAATGCCTTTTGCACTGATGCAAGTCGCGATGGATTGCCTGACCGGCCAGAGGATGATGGATGCGTGCGATAAGTTTGAAAACTCCGTATATGACTGCAAATGGGAGAACTTCAATGTTGCCAACATGAGAACTGTGCTGCTGATGCTTCAGAACGCACAGAAGACCATGGTGCTATCTGCCGGAGGAATGACTCAACTGAGCTTCACGTGTCTGATGACTGTGATAAGGTCGATATACTCCGCCTACACGACATTGCGATCAATGATGGCGTAA